The DNA sequence TGGCCGGGCCTTCATGGACGACGTTGCCCGACGGCAGTTCGTTGCTGCCGAGGCTGGCGTAGGCGAACAGCGTGCCCGCGCCGCCTTCGATGTCGATCCATGAGTCGGCGCGCGTGGCCCCGGTGTGCGCGGAGATGGCGTAGAGCGGCTCCTTGTGCTCCATCAGGAACTTGGCGAGCGCCTTCAGCCGCTGCGCGCGCTGCTGGAAATCCAGCGCCAGCAGGTTCGGCAGGCCCACACGGCGGGCGTGGTCCACCGCCTCGGCGAAGTCGATCGCCTCGGCATGGGTCTGCGCGACCACGCGGCCATCGACCGCGCTGCGCAGCGCCTGCGCCGGCGCCTGGCCGATCCAGCGCCCGCCGATCCAGCTTTGCAGCGGCCCCGTCATTGCGCGAACTTCCACGCGCCGTTCTCGATCTTGACCATCACGCGGGCGCGCTGGTCGAGGCCGAGGTGGTCGGTGGCCGACATGTTGAAGATGCCGTGCGCGCCGGGCACTTCCTTGACCTGCTCCAGCGCATCGCGCAGCGCGGCGCGGAACTCGGGCGTGCCGGGCTTGGCCTTCTTCAGCGCGGCCGGAACCGCCGCCGACATCAGCACGCCGCTGTCCCAGGCATGGCCACCGAAGGTCGAGACGGTGCCCTTGCCGTAGGCTGCTTCATAGGCGGTGACGTAAGCCATGGCCGACTTCTTGACCGGGTGCGCGGCCGGCAGCTGGCTGGCCACCAGCACCGGGCCGGCCGGCAGGTAGGTGCCTTCCACGTCCTTGCCGCCCACGCGCAGGAAGTCGGCATTCGCGACACCGTGCGTCTGGTAGAACTTGCCAGCGTAGCCGCGCTCCTTGAGCGTCTTCTGCGGCAGTGCGGCCGGCGTGCCCGAACCAGCGATCAGCACCGCGTCCGGCTGCGCCGCCATCAGCTTGAGCGCCTGCCCGGTCACCGAGGTGTCGTTGCGGGCGTAGCGCTCGCTGGCGACGATCCGGAGCTTCTTCAGCTCGGCCGCCTTGGTGAACTCCTGGAACCAGCCTTCGCCGTAGGCGTCCGCGAAACCGATGAAGGCCACCGTCTTCACGCCGCTGCCCGCCATGTGCTCGGCAATCGCCAGCGACATCTGGATGTCGTTCTGCGGCGTCTTGAAGACCCAGCGCTTCTTGGCGTCCTGCGGCTCGACGATGCGGGCCGAGGCGGCCATCGAGATCATCGGCGTCTGCGCTTCCGAGACCGCGTCGATCATCGCCAGCGAGTTCGGCGTGGTGGTCGAGCCGAGGATGATGTCGACCTTGTGTTCGGCGATCAGCTTGCGGGCGTTGGCGACCGCGGCGGTCGTGTCCGACGCATCGTCGAGCACGATGTAGTTGATCGTCTGGCCCGCGATGCTCTTGGGCATCAGCGCGACGGTGTTCTTCTCCGGAATGCCGAGCGAAGCGGCCGGGCCGGTGGCGGACACGGTGACACCGACGTTGATGTCGGCAAGTGCGGCAGCGCTGGCGAGAGCGGCGGCGAGCAGGGTCAGGATCTTGTTGAGTTTCATCGGGGTGTCTCCTCGTGGGGTGGAATCTGGATGCGGTGGATGCCGCCAAAGAACAGGTCGGCCACGATCGGCGCCATCTGGTCGTAGCCCAGCCGCCCGTCGGGCTTCAGCCAGGTGAACATCCAGTTGATCATGCCGAACAGCAGCATCGAGACGGGGGTGGCCAGGTGGGCCGCGTCGAACTCGGGGCGCAACTCGACCAGCGTGCGGGCAAATCCGTCGACCACCTGCCGCTCCATCACCAGCACGCGCGCGCGGTCCTCGGGCTCCAGGAAGCGCACGTCCTCGGTCAGCACGCGGTGGGCGTGCTGGGCGCCGGCGTATTCCTCGACGAAGCGGATGATGAGCCGCTGCAGGCGCGCCTCGGCGGGCAGGCCTTCGGCTTCGATGCCGCGCACCAGCTCGGACAGGCGCGCCACATGCCCCTCGGCGATCTGCACCAGCAGCGCGTACTTGTCGCGGTAGTAGTGGTAGAGCGTCGGCTTGGACAGCCCGCAGGCCTCGGCGAGCTGGTTCATGGACGTGGCCGGATAGCCGCGCTGCGAGAACAGCTCGGCTGCGTGCGCGAGGATCATCTCGCGCTGGTCGTCGTAGGCAGGGGATCGGGTGCGGGCCACAGGCAGGGGAACTGACGGTTCAGGTCAGCTCAGCGTTCGTCGTAGGAGAGCACGACCCGCTCCGTCAAGGGATGCGACTGGCAGGTCAGCACGAAGCCGGCAGCCACCTCGCTGGCATCGAGCGCGAAGTTGCGGTCCATGCGCACCTTGCCCTCCAGCACCTTGGCCCGGCAGGTGCAGCATACCCCCGACTTGCATGAGAACGGCACGTCCAGCCCGGCCGCGGCCGCGGCGTCCAGGATGCTCGGATCGGTCTTGCGGAAGGCGATCTCGCGCTGCAGACCGTCGCGGATGATCACCACGCTGGCGTTGTCCGCGTCTTCCGGCCGGACCTCATGGACCGGCGCCGCACCCGGTTTCGCCGCCGGCACACCGAAGCGCTCGACATGGATGCGCTCCGCCGCGACGCCGGCCGTCTTCAGCGCGGTCTCCACATCGTCGTTGAAGCTGTACGGCCCGCAGACGAAGACCTCGTCGATCGACGCCGCCGGCACCAGCACGCGCAGGAAGATGGCGAGCTTGTCGGCGTCGAGCCGGCCGGTGTTGAGCGGCGTGTCGGTGTGCTCGTCGGAGAAGACGTTGTGCAGCACCAGGCGGGTCAGGTAGCGGTTCTTCAGGTCCTCGATCTCCTCCTTGAACATCGTGGACTTCTGGCTGCGGTTGCCGTAGATCAGCGTGAAGGTGCTGTGCGGCTCGCGGGCCAGCACGCTCTTCATCAGCGACAGGATCGGCGTGATGCCGCTGCCGCCCGCGATGCCGACGACGTGGCGGCACGCCGCGGCGTCCAGCGGCACCGTGAAATGGCCCTGCGGCGGAAAGACCTGCAGCGTGTCGCCCGGCTGCAGCCGCTCGTTGACCCAGGTCGAGAACACGCCGCCGGGCACCTTGCGCACGCCGACGCGCAGCGCGGCATCGTCCAGCCCCGCGCAGATCGAATACGAACGGCGCAGATCCTGGCCGTCGATGTCGCCGCGCAGCGTCAGGTACTGGCCGGGCTGGAACTGGAAGGTCTCGCGCAGGGTGTCGGGCACGTCGAAGGAGACCAGCACGGCCTCCTCGGTGTCGGCTTGCACGGCGCGCACGCGCAGCGGGTGGAAATGCAGACTCATGTCGGCCTCAGATCGGCTTGAAGTGTTCGAAAGGCTCGCGGCAGCTCAGGCAGCGGTAGAGCGCCTTGCACGCGGTCGAGCCGAAGGCGGACAGGCGCTCGGTCTGCGCACTGCCGCAACGTGGACAGGCGATGGCCGCGGCCGCCGTGCGACGCACCAGCCGGATCGGCACGTCCGCCCCGGGTGCGACCGGGCCGGGTGGCGCGATGCCGTACTCCCGCAGCTTGCGGCGGCCGTCCTCGCTGATCCAGTCGGTGGTCCAGGCCGGCGCGCGCTGCAGCGACAGACGCACCGGGCCGAGGCCGGCGGCGACCAGCGCGGCGCGGGCGTCCTGCTCGATCTGCTCGGTGGCGGGGCAGCCGGAATAGGTCGGCGTCAGCACGATCTCCAGCACGCCGTCCTCGCCGCGCCGCACGTCACGCACGATGCCGAGGTCGCACAGCGAGATCGCCGGCACTTCGGGATCGGGCACCTCGTGCAGCACCGCCCAGGCACGGGCGATGTCGCCGGACGCGTCCAGCGCCAGCGTGCTCACCACGCGCCCCCGGGGTAGGCGCGCTGCAGGTACTGCATGTCGGCCAGGATGTAGCCCATGTGCTCGCTGTGCACGCCGCGTTTGCCGGTGGTCAGGAAGGTGGAGGCCTTGGGTGCTTGCAGACCGGCATCGGCCAGCAGCTCGCCCATTGCCGCTTCCCAGTCGCCGCGCAGGTCCGACCAGCGCGGCCCCAGCCCGCAGGCGGCGGCCGCCTCGTCGACCGCGTCGGCGTCGAACAGCTCGCTGCTGTAGCGCCAGAGCGTGTCGACCGCGGCGGCCATGCGGCGGTGCGATTCGTCGGTGCCGTCGCCCAGGCGCACGACCCAGTCGGCAGCGTGCTGCTCGTGGTAGCGGGCTTCCTTGACCGCCTTGCCGGCGATGCCCGCCAGTTCGCTGTCGCTGGAAGTCGCCAGCCGCGTCCACATCAGGCGCAGGAAGGTCGCGACCATCGCGTTGCGCAGCACCGTGAAGGCGAAGTCGCCGCGGGGCAGCTCGACCAGCGTGGCGTTCAGGTAGTCGCGCTCGTCGCGCAGGAAGGCGAGCTGGTCCTCGTCGTGCAGCGGCGCACCGGCGGCGGCGCCGAGCTGGCCGGCGCGAGTCAGCAGCGCGCGCGACTGGCCGATCAGGTCGAGGGCCATGTTGGTCAGCGCGATGTCCTCTTCGAGGATGGGCGCGTGGCCGCACCACTCGCCCAGGCGCTGGCCCAGGATCAGGCAGGTGTCGCCCAGGCGCAGCAGGTACTGCACGGACGGGTCGCGGCTCGGCTGGATGGAAGGTGTGCTCATCGCGTGCGGTCCCTGTTCACATGTGGTCCACGGACTCGGGCAGGTGATAGAAGGTCGGGTGGCGGT is a window from the Sphaerotilus montanus genome containing:
- the paaC gene encoding 1,2-phenylacetyl-CoA epoxidase subunit PaaC yields the protein MSTPSIQPSRDPSVQYLLRLGDTCLILGQRLGEWCGHAPILEEDIALTNMALDLIGQSRALLTRAGQLGAAAGAPLHDEDQLAFLRDERDYLNATLVELPRGDFAFTVLRNAMVATFLRLMWTRLATSSDSELAGIAGKAVKEARYHEQHAADWVVRLGDGTDESHRRMAAAVDTLWRYSSELFDADAVDEAAAACGLGPRWSDLRGDWEAAMGELLADAGLQAPKASTFLTTGKRGVHSEHMGYILADMQYLQRAYPGGAW
- the paaD gene encoding 1,2-phenylacetyl-CoA epoxidase subunit PaaD, coding for MSTLALDASGDIARAWAVLHEVPDPEVPAISLCDLGIVRDVRRGEDGVLEIVLTPTYSGCPATEQIEQDARAALVAAGLGPVRLSLQRAPAWTTDWISEDGRRKLREYGIAPPGPVAPGADVPIRLVRRTAAAAIACPRCGSAQTERLSAFGSTACKALYRCLSCREPFEHFKPI
- a CDS encoding ABC transporter substrate-binding protein codes for the protein MKLNKILTLLAAALASAAALADINVGVTVSATGPAASLGIPEKNTVALMPKSIAGQTINYIVLDDASDTTAAVANARKLIAEHKVDIILGSTTTPNSLAMIDAVSEAQTPMISMAASARIVEPQDAKKRWVFKTPQNDIQMSLAIAEHMAGSGVKTVAFIGFADAYGEGWFQEFTKAAELKKLRIVASERYARNDTSVTGQALKLMAAQPDAVLIAGSGTPAALPQKTLKERGYAGKFYQTHGVANADFLRVGGKDVEGTYLPAGPVLVASQLPAAHPVKKSAMAYVTAYEAAYGKGTVSTFGGHAWDSGVLMSAAVPAALKKAKPGTPEFRAALRDALEQVKEVPGAHGIFNMSATDHLGLDQRARVMVKIENGAWKFAQ
- the paaE gene encoding 1,2-phenylacetyl-CoA epoxidase subunit PaaE, yielding MSLHFHPLRVRAVQADTEEAVLVSFDVPDTLRETFQFQPGQYLTLRGDIDGQDLRRSYSICAGLDDAALRVGVRKVPGGVFSTWVNERLQPGDTLQVFPPQGHFTVPLDAAACRHVVGIAGGSGITPILSLMKSVLAREPHSTFTLIYGNRSQKSTMFKEEIEDLKNRYLTRLVLHNVFSDEHTDTPLNTGRLDADKLAIFLRVLVPAASIDEVFVCGPYSFNDDVETALKTAGVAAERIHVERFGVPAAKPGAAPVHEVRPEDADNASVVIIRDGLQREIAFRKTDPSILDAAAAAGLDVPFSCKSGVCCTCRAKVLEGKVRMDRNFALDASEVAAGFVLTCQSHPLTERVVLSYDER
- a CDS encoding TetR/AcrR family transcriptional regulator; translation: MARTRSPAYDDQREMILAHAAELFSQRGYPATSMNQLAEACGLSKPTLYHYYRDKYALLVQIAEGHVARLSELVRGIEAEGLPAEARLQRLIIRFVEEYAGAQHAHRVLTEDVRFLEPEDRARVLVMERQVVDGFARTLVELRPEFDAAHLATPVSMLLFGMINWMFTWLKPDGRLGYDQMAPIVADLFFGGIHRIQIPPHEETPR